A genomic window from Candidatus Binatia bacterium includes:
- a CDS encoding FdhF/YdeP family oxidoreductase produces MSDDSGRAAAGLGAVLRTLARTTSATGALRTARLLARINQDGGFDCPGCAWPEPGDRSFAEFCENGAKAVAHEAGAGSVDAEFFASHTVTGLRSHEDRWLEAQGRLVEPVWMAPGSDRYVAISWEDALARIGGKLRSLASPDEAVFYTSGRTSNEAAFLYQLFARALGTNNLPDCSNMCHESSGTGLGEVLGVGKGTVSLDDFDEADAIFILGQNPGTNHPRMLTTLQRAKERGAKIVSINPLRELGLVRFSNPQRPLDLLGRSTELTDLYLQVRIGGDIALLKGIIKHVFEAEDAAPGTVLDHAFLDAHTSGLEALREHVAAASWEELEAESGIRRAEMKQAAAIYIHAGSVIACWAMGLTQHRHGVANVREITNLLLLRGNIGRPGAGVCPVRGHSNVQGDRTMGIWPYPMPEFLDRLDAEFGIASPRQQGLDTVAALGAMREGRVKVFFAMGGNFAAAAPDSARAAEALGLCEMTVHVSTRLNRSHVVPGAESIILPALGRTDRDVQDGKRQFVTVEDSMSMVHRSEGTLAPASLQQRSEVAIVAGLARATLGPKSAVAWEEMAADYDRIRDSIEHVIAGFDDFNHRVRRPGGFRLPNTARDRRFATGDGRAHLTVNALAGIRLGDGEFLLMTIRSHDQFNTTVYGLDDVYRGITGERDVVFMNREDIEAAGLAAGDRIDVVSVFGGIERRIRRFRVARHEIPRRCLAAYFPEANPLVALEDFAQGSRTPAYKSIRVTVEKSAADAAD; encoded by the coding sequence ATGAGCGACGATTCGGGCCGCGCCGCGGCCGGACTCGGAGCCGTGCTTCGTACGCTCGCGCGCACGACGAGCGCGACGGGGGCGCTTCGCACGGCCAGGCTGCTCGCTCGCATCAATCAGGACGGCGGCTTCGATTGCCCCGGCTGCGCGTGGCCGGAGCCGGGCGACCGCTCCTTCGCCGAGTTCTGCGAGAACGGAGCAAAAGCGGTCGCACACGAAGCGGGAGCGGGAAGCGTCGACGCGGAGTTCTTCGCTTCGCACACGGTCACCGGGCTTCGCAGCCACGAGGACCGCTGGCTCGAGGCGCAGGGCCGCCTCGTCGAGCCCGTGTGGATGGCGCCGGGAAGCGACCGCTACGTCGCGATTTCCTGGGAAGATGCGCTCGCGAGGATCGGCGGCAAGCTACGCAGCCTCGCGTCGCCGGACGAAGCGGTCTTCTACACGTCCGGGCGCACGAGCAACGAGGCGGCGTTCCTTTACCAGCTCTTCGCGCGGGCGCTCGGCACCAACAATCTTCCAGACTGCTCGAACATGTGCCACGAATCCAGCGGCACCGGGCTCGGAGAAGTGCTCGGCGTCGGCAAGGGAACCGTCAGCCTCGACGACTTCGACGAAGCCGACGCGATCTTCATCCTCGGACAGAATCCCGGCACCAATCACCCGCGCATGCTGACGACGCTGCAGCGTGCGAAGGAACGTGGCGCCAAGATCGTCAGCATCAACCCGCTTCGCGAGCTCGGTCTCGTGCGCTTCTCGAATCCGCAGCGGCCGCTGGATCTTCTCGGGCGCAGCACCGAGTTGACGGACCTGTACCTGCAGGTGCGCATCGGCGGCGACATCGCGCTGCTCAAGGGGATCATCAAGCACGTGTTCGAGGCCGAGGATGCAGCGCCGGGCACGGTGCTCGACCATGCATTCCTCGACGCGCACACCAGCGGCCTCGAAGCGCTTCGCGAGCACGTCGCAGCGGCCTCGTGGGAAGAGCTCGAGGCCGAAAGCGGCATCCGCCGCGCGGAAATGAAGCAGGCCGCTGCCATCTACATCCATGCCGGTAGCGTCATCGCGTGCTGGGCAATGGGACTGACCCAGCACCGCCACGGTGTCGCGAACGTGCGCGAGATCACGAACCTGCTTCTGCTGCGCGGAAACATCGGCCGGCCCGGCGCCGGCGTTTGTCCCGTGCGAGGACACAGCAATGTGCAGGGCGACCGCACGATGGGCATCTGGCCGTACCCGATGCCCGAGTTCCTCGATCGCCTCGATGCGGAGTTCGGCATTGCGTCGCCACGACAGCAGGGCCTCGACACCGTTGCCGCGCTCGGTGCCATGCGCGAAGGCCGGGTCAAGGTTTTTTTCGCGATGGGTGGGAACTTCGCAGCTGCTGCGCCCGATTCCGCACGCGCCGCCGAAGCTCTCGGCCTCTGCGAAATGACGGTGCACGTGTCGACGCGGCTCAACCGTTCCCACGTCGTTCCCGGCGCCGAGTCGATCATCCTGCCCGCGCTCGGGCGCACCGATCGCGACGTGCAGGACGGCAAGCGGCAGTTCGTCACCGTCGAAGACTCGATGAGCATGGTGCACCGCTCCGAAGGCACGCTGGCGCCGGCCTCCCTGCAGCAACGAAGTGAAGTGGCGATCGTGGCCGGTCTCGCGCGCGCGACGCTCGGCCCGAAGAGCGCGGTAGCGTGGGAAGAGATGGCTGCCGATTACGACCGCATCCGTGACTCGATCGAACACGTCATCGCCGGCTTCGACGATTTCAACCACAGGGTTCGCCGGCCGGGCGGCTTCCGGTTGCCGAATACGGCCAGGGACCGGCGCTTCGCGACCGGAGACGGCCGCGCGCACCTGACGGTCAACGCCCTCGCCGGGATCCGCCTCGGCGACGGCGAATTCCTGCTGATGACGATCCGCAGCCACGACCAGTTCAACACGACGGTTTACGGGCTCGACGACGTGTACCGCGGCATCACCGGAGAGCGCGATGTCGTGTTCATGAACCGCGAAGACATCGAGGCTGCGGGCCTGGCGGCCGGAGACCGCATCGACGTCGTCAGCGTTTTTGGCGGCATCGAGCGGCGCATCCGCCGTTTCCGGGTCGCCCGGCACGAAATCCCGCGGCGCTGCCTCGCTGCGTATTTCCCGGAAGCCAATCCGCTGGTCGCGCTCGAGGATTTCGCGCAGGGGAGCCGCACCCCGGCGTACAAGTCGATTCGCGTAACGGTCGAGAAGAGTGCGGCGGACGCCGCGGACTGA
- a CDS encoding SDR family oxidoreductase: MPALVPAPPLPTRVFAPDLLAGKTALVTGAAGGIGRAIARNLADAGADLLLAARNVERLDDVATEIRAATSRRVETAHVDIRSRETVEALAVRASGLFGRIDILVNNAGGQFAQPARDYKPKGWNAVIDTNLTGTWNMTQVFGVPMLEAGGGSIVNVIAVVGRGFPGIAHTSAARAGVLELSRTLAFEWGPNVRINCVAPGPVRTEAFENTYHPEIMKLCEGIPIPRFGRPEEVAYAVTFLASPAASWITGEVFFVAGGQQVYGRNQAMFDEAFGRES; encoded by the coding sequence ATGCCAGCTCTGGTTCCGGCTCCGCCGCTTCCCACACGTGTGTTTGCGCCCGATCTGCTCGCCGGAAAGACCGCGCTCGTCACCGGCGCAGCCGGAGGAATCGGTCGTGCAATCGCGCGCAACCTTGCCGATGCCGGTGCCGACCTGCTGCTGGCCGCGCGCAACGTCGAGCGCCTCGACGACGTGGCGACAGAAATTCGCGCGGCAACGTCGCGGCGCGTCGAGACCGCGCACGTCGACATCCGCAGTCGCGAGACGGTCGAAGCGCTGGCCGTGCGCGCGAGCGGGCTGTTCGGTCGCATCGACATCCTCGTCAACAACGCCGGCGGCCAGTTCGCGCAGCCGGCACGCGACTACAAACCGAAAGGCTGGAACGCCGTCATCGACACGAACCTCACCGGCACCTGGAACATGACGCAGGTGTTCGGGGTTCCGATGCTCGAGGCAGGCGGCGGCTCGATCGTCAACGTGATCGCCGTCGTCGGTCGCGGTTTTCCCGGCATCGCCCACACGAGCGCAGCGCGTGCGGGCGTTCTAGAGCTGTCGCGTACGCTGGCATTCGAATGGGGGCCGAACGTGCGCATCAACTGCGTCGCTCCCGGCCCGGTCCGCACCGAAGCGTTCGAGAACACCTACCATCCCGAGATCATGAAGCTCTGCGAGGGCATTCCGATCCCGCGCTTCGGCCGCCCGGAAGAAGTGGCCTACGCCGTCACGTTCCTCGCCTCGCCGGCAGCATCGTGGATCACCGGCGAAGTCTTCTTCGTCGCCGGCGGACAGCAGGTGTACGGGCGCAACCAGGCCATGTTCGACGAAGCGTTCGGGAGGGAGAGTTGA
- a CDS encoding MBL fold metallo-hydrolase, whose amino-acid sequence MSSAPMELVALDADVYACLQPDRGFGWSNSGLVARGGGLVVDTLWDLPRTRAMLDLYASVHPSPPGRVVNTHHNGDHCWGNQLCTGAELIGHRLCAEAMLSDVSPEQLRQLCEMHESPDGLERFTKALADYDFRGIRLTPPTTLFDDTLTLDLDGLRAELIYVGPAHTPGDIVVHLPERSILFGGDVLWNRCTPVGWEGTYAQWYAALDRVIALAPAIVVPGHGPVTDTDGVRELKRYFQYVEAESRRFFDAGASEVDAATRIDLGPFAGWNEPERVIFNVRRAYRELRGEPWDARFDAFEVLREMATLADLFESRRRNAR is encoded by the coding sequence TTGAGCAGCGCCCCGATGGAGCTCGTCGCCCTCGACGCCGATGTCTACGCTTGCCTGCAGCCGGATCGCGGCTTCGGCTGGAGTAATTCGGGCCTGGTCGCACGCGGCGGCGGCCTCGTCGTCGACACGCTGTGGGACCTGCCGCGCACGCGCGCGATGCTCGATCTGTACGCGAGCGTTCATCCGTCGCCGCCGGGGCGCGTCGTCAACACGCACCACAACGGCGACCACTGCTGGGGCAACCAGCTCTGCACCGGCGCCGAGCTGATCGGCCATCGCCTCTGCGCCGAGGCGATGCTGAGCGACGTTTCTCCCGAACAGCTGCGCCAGCTCTGCGAAATGCACGAGAGCCCGGACGGGCTGGAGCGGTTCACGAAGGCGCTGGCGGATTACGATTTTCGCGGCATCCGGCTCACGCCACCGACCACGCTTTTCGATGACACGCTGACGCTGGACCTGGACGGACTGCGCGCCGAGCTGATCTACGTTGGGCCGGCGCACACTCCCGGCGACATCGTCGTGCATCTTCCCGAGCGCTCGATTCTCTTCGGCGGCGACGTGCTGTGGAACCGCTGCACGCCGGTCGGATGGGAAGGCACGTACGCGCAGTGGTATGCCGCGCTCGACCGCGTCATTGCGCTGGCGCCTGCGATCGTCGTGCCGGGCCATGGACCGGTGACCGACACCGACGGCGTGCGCGAGCTCAAGCGCTATTTCCAGTACGTCGAGGCCGAATCGCGTCGCTTCTTCGATGCCGGCGCGAGCGAGGTGGATGCGGCAACCCGCATCGACCTTGGCCCTTTCGCCGGGTGGAACGAGCCCGAGCGCGTGATCTTCAACGTACGCCGCGCTTACCGCGAGCTTCGCGGCGAGCCGTGGGACGCACGCTTCGATGCTTTCGAAGTGCTGCGCGAGATGGCGACGCTGGCCGACCTTTTCGAGTCGCGCCGCCGCAACGCGCGCTGA